A genomic segment from Triticum dicoccoides isolate Atlit2015 ecotype Zavitan chromosome 1A, WEW_v2.0, whole genome shotgun sequence encodes:
- the LOC119337886 gene encoding uncharacterized protein LOC119337886 has translation MEAVEPAVVVSCECCGLEEECTGEYIGGVRACFGGRWLCGLCSEAVKYEAGRSKRAEAMGVEEAVRAHMAFCGMFRRGGPAERVTEGICRMLRRTAWEKHRATSSSSSRPTAPATVASASGHHRASVPSA, from the coding sequence ATGGAGGCTGtagagccggcggtggtggtgagcTGCGAGTGCTGCGGCCTGGAGGAGGAGTGCACCGGCGAGTACATCGGCGGCGTGAGGGCCTGCTTCGGGGGCCGGTGGCTGTGCGGGCTGTGCTCCGAGGCCGTCAAGTACGAGGCCGGCCGCAGCAAGCGCGCCGAGGCCATGGGCGTGGAGGAGGCCGTGCGGGCGCACATGGCCTTCTGCGGCATGTTCAGGCGCGGCGGCCCCGCGGAGCGCGTGACCGAGGGCATTTGCCGGATGCTTAGGCGCACCGCCTGGGAGAAGCACCGGGCCACCTCGTCGTCCTCGTCGCGGCCGACAGCGCCGGCGACAGTGGCGTCAGCGTCAGGGCACCACCGCGCCTCGGTGCCGTCCGCCTGA